The following is a genomic window from Paenibacillus thiaminolyticus.
GCTCGCTGTGAGGAGAGCCCAAACGCTCCGGTTCCTCTTCCTCTCTTAGTACCTCTTGAATCCGGTGAGCGCCGGCGAGCGAATTTTGGGTCATCGACAGAACCATCCCCAAGTTCAACAAGGCGTGCGTCAGATTCACTTGCAGAACCGCCAGGGCGGCGACGCTTCCCATTCCCATCAGTCCGTAGGCATAAAGAAGACTGCCGATGACGATGATGCCGCAGAACGTGACGTAGCTGATAAAATGGTTCACCGCAGCCTGCATGCCATTCTTCTGCGCAGTTTGCCGAAGCGTCTGCGTCATTTGTTCGTTCAACGCTTCGTACTGGTTGTAAATCGTACGGATGCGGAACAGCTTCACAATTTGAATGCCGCCCATAAAATCTTTGAATTTTTCGGTCATTTTACCGAGCGTTTGCAAGCCTTGTTCGGACAAGGCTCGAATATCCCGCGCAAATTTCAGGCTGACCACGGAGGACAGCAGCAGAATGACGAAGGATACGCCGGCAAACCGCCAATCGATCAACACCATGGAGACAATGGAGCCGATGCAAAAAACAATTTGAAGCAGCAAAACGAAGTAAACCTGCGAAAATGTAAACTCAACGGTCGTTACGTCGTTGTTCACCCGCGACAGCAAGTCCCCATGGTGCGTCTGTTCCAGAAATCTCGGCCGCACCCGGCACAGCTTGTCGTAAAGACGTTCGCGGATATTCAGCACAGTCAGCTCGACACTGCGCTGGTATAAGTAAATGAACCAAGGAGAAATCACATTTTCCAGGAACAGCGCCGCACCCAAAATAATAAAGGCTTCCACCATCAGGGACGTATCACGAGACACGGCGAAATCAACCAAGTTATGTACGACCAAACTGAAGGCGATCAGGAACAATGTCTGGGTGAGCGCCGTCACGGCCAGGCCAATGGCGTACTGGGTTTTGCGCTTGCGGTTCATAAAGGTCAGCAAGTAGCCGAGTTCTTTCACTTGAGAGAGCCATCCGCCCTTTTTCATGTGTACGCCACCTCCCTGCGTTCGGCAGAATCGGTAAATTCCTGGTAGTACGACTGGGCGTACAGTCCCTTCCTCTCCAGCAATTGTTCATGAGTGCCCTTTTCAACAATCTTCCCCTGTTCCATGACCCAAATTTCGTCGGCGTTTTGAACAGTAGAAAGCCGGTGGGCAATAACCATGGCCGTTCTCTGCTTCATCAATACATTGAGCGCTTCCTGAACCGCGCTTTCCGACTCCGGATCAAGAGCCGACGTTGGCTCGTCCAGCAGCAGAACGGGAGCATCCTTCAGAAAAGCCCGGGCCATTGCAATGCGCTGGCGCTGCCCGCCGGACAAAAAGCCTCCGCGCTCTCCGACATATGTCTGGTAGCCGCCCTCAAGCTGCATAATGAAGGAATGCGCCTGAGCGGCTTTGGCGGCTTCGATAATCTCGTCCATCGACGCTTCTTCCCGCCCGTAGCCGATATTTTCGGCGATCGTGCCGCTAAACAAATATGAATCCTGGGTTACCACGGAAAAATGCGACCGAAGCTGCTCCGGATCGGCGCCGTGGATCAGGCTGCCGAACACGCGGATCTCACCCTG
Proteins encoded in this region:
- a CDS encoding ABC transporter ATP-binding protein produces the protein MKKGGWLSQVKELGYLLTFMNRKRKTQYAIGLAVTALTQTLFLIAFSLVVHNLVDFAVSRDTSLMVEAFIILGAALFLENVISPWFIYLYQRSVELTVLNIRERLYDKLCRVRPRFLEQTHHGDLLSRVNNDVTTVEFTFSQVYFVLLLQIVFCIGSIVSMVLIDWRFAGVSFVILLLSSVVSLKFARDIRALSEQGLQTLGKMTEKFKDFMGGIQIVKLFRIRTIYNQYEALNEQMTQTLRQTAQKNGMQAAVNHFISYVTFCGIIVIGSLLYAYGLMGMGSVAALAVLQVNLTHALLNLGMVLSMTQNSLAGAHRIQEVLREEEEPERLGSPHSELMSEAAVEFRDVEFSYQADKKVLVDMSMQVFPGQVAAIVGASGSGKSTLIKLLLGFYPVDSGEILLQGKPFGHYTLDEIRRQIAYVPQEPFLFTGTIEENIRYGNPDATDEEVIEAAKAAYAHHFIQELPEQYQTSVGERGASLSGGQRQRIAIARAILKNAPILLLDEATSALDNESQHWVQQALNELMKGRTTILIAHRLSTVEHADLITVMNQGTVVERGRHQDLLALEGYYARLYG